Genomic segment of Engystomops pustulosus chromosome 8, aEngPut4.maternal, whole genome shotgun sequence:
ATGAAGTGACATTCTCGCTGCGCTCCATACGATTTTTACTTCAAGTTAACACAAGTGAAGTTGTTTGCAAAACTCAGGACAATTCCCATGTGTGGAGGTTGTGATCCCAATTACTGGGAGACATAAGAGGCTCATATGTTCTTGACAAGCCCCTTCTGCGTATCCCAGACCCTCTTCATGTTATCTCTTACCCGTATCTTAAACACCCCAATCATTGCTTTCAAAGAGAAAGTCTATAGAGAAGCAATGAGTTTCATTGACAGGCCCTGAAAAGAAGTTTCGTCTTCTAATTAGTTTAGGAAGATCAACAATGACATTAAGTGTCGGTGAGTGGCCGAGGATTATTTAAAGGCTACTGCTAGGAGATTCTCCCAGACTGGTCTTCTCCATTCAGTTTTGTATCCTGCTTGTGAACACATCACACCAGATACAATGGAAGAGTTTGGGTGGTACCAAGAATCGTCAAGTGAAGAACAGTTGTGGAGTCAGCTGAGCAGTAGTTACCCCTTAGAAATGGACGACTGTAACATGGATTTCGAGATCCCTGACGAGAATTTATCTTCATGGCTTTCCATCCCCCAGTTGACATCCGACTTTCAGGTCACTACGCTCAATGCCGGAGCTGAAAGGAGGGGGTCCTGTGAAGAACAAAGCTTCCTGGACCCTACAGTGAAGGTGCACAGACACGCAGCAAACATCAGAGAAAGGAGAAGAATGCTAAGTATTAATTCGGCTTTTGAAGAGTTGCGTGGTAAGGTGCCAACTTTTCCTTATGAGAAACGTCTATCAAAGATTGATACATTAAGACTGGCTATTGCCTACATTGCCTTATTAAGTGACATATTGGCCTCAGGGATCGACCCCAAGTCCTATGTTGATGAATTTGTCAGAAATGGATCTCAGGGATCTAACAGCATGATCTGGAACACGAGTGGTAAGTTAAACCGCTTCATTGTGAAACGTATGAAATTCTTATTACGCTTTGAGATTTTAAAGGGACTCCGTCACAagtcccactaaactaccaggacCCTCAGGAAGAGTATGAAATAGCCCTTCTAGCATTCCCTCTTCTATGTTCAAAGGCGCCTGTTCACAAAAAATTGTCTGCAAACTCATATGCAGGTGGACTGGAAAAGTCCCCTTTTGCATGATATTAACCACGCTGAGaggggagcatcacttcagaAACGAGAACAATGGTGTCATTGTAAAGGTGAGAACTTGTGGTTCTGTGTGCTATAAATCGGGACAAATAAGCAGTTAAAGAAATAGTCAGGAATTGGATCTTCATCTGCAGTTTGCATCTACAACTATGTCTTCAACTGCCAGTATCTCCGGATGAATAGGAAGTTTGTAAAATGAGATTCTCATCTATACATCCATGTCTCTAGCTACTATAGAGCCCAAGATTGGTTGTTTGAAGTAAAGCTCCCTGCTCAATCCTCAAACAGTGATTCATCTTAGGCAAAACATGACCCTTTTCAGCACATGACCTCGGAAGCAATTTTAATATATAAATGGtttatatttcacataaaagagggaatcctAAAAATGGCATTTCATACCCTGCCTGAGGGGCTGGATTAGACATGTAAAAGTTAGAGACATATTCCCTTCAGGTAACTTCTAAGGCCACATTCATATTGGTTTTATCACATTTTTGCTGTGAGGCTTACAGATAGTTTTCTGCTATGGTTCTTCACATTCCCACTGCAAATCAGTATGTGGGCACCCACCATGATTTCGGCTATTGAAATTCTAGAATGCCAGGACAGGACATCCTTATTCAGACAAATGCAGTAACAGAACATAAACAAAGCAAATGTATAAGAAATATAATTCAGGAAGTATAGTATACCCATTCGTTCACCATCCAGATGAAACACCCAGAACCAGCTTAGATGTTGGAGTTGGATttcaaaaaaatctaccatcagaataaagCATGGATGAAACTTGGAAGGCTACGggtgtgttatcagagcccctacgTGCCttagctgcacaggctgttacactgtgcaggagcacctctCCCCTCCCACTCACTAGACACCAAGTAACGCGAATGCGCCATGCCTACACCCCTGGGGTTGTCCACACCAGTGATGGCAACACTCCCAGGGAATACAATTAGGTAGGAAGCAAAGAGACAGTAGTAAATGTCAACTTAAGCCAGCTGTCCCATATAGCGTTGTGCTTCCTCTCTTTTTATGCCGACATCCAGAACCTAGCCACCGTCTTCCTAGCACAGTATAAAATTTCAACCACAAAGGCCTGGTATGCAGTACTGATACATCTCCGGGTCTATCAACAGCAAGCATGTTCCCGGAACCCCCTCACCGCTGGGTAGGTCCACATTatagaataatttttaaagttgattttagaaggccatgggtaacaaatataagaagattaccccataGGTGCCTGgaccaagtgtccctggtttatcatgcttcattttgatggtagatttccatgatGTGGCCACAATTTTATTTTAGAGACCTTGTAATTTTTTAAGGTCTATTCAGAGGAACATGCTTCTTTTTCCACTTACTTGGCTTCTCTTGTTCTCCTTCTCTTCCTGACAAAGTTTTACTCAGAGATCTCTGCCGAGTTCCATTTATTTtagcaagatggacagaagcTCAGATTACATTGCAGCTCTATGGGGAGAGGAGTGTTAGGTTCAAGTTGGAAAAGAGTAACAGCAACTAAGTCTCCACTTACCTGCTCAGGAAAAGCTGCAAATTACAGATGTTACCAAGAGGCTACAGAGAGAAAAACTGCTAAACAATAAAGCCAAGAGCTGATGCTTTATGCAAGTTCTGTACAGCTCTAAATTTAGAGTTTAGTTCTGCTTTAAAATATTCTGAAGGATCTTATGAATTACTATGAAAGTAGTAAGTATACTTATAAAATATCATGGTACACACCAAAGCAATCACTGGTAAAACTCATGGATTACTTCTTATTGCTCCTCTCACTTTATATTAGTAAATTGTAGGGTTTGTACCATAACAACGATGACCTCTGATTCTTTGTTGCATTGTTGTAATTTCTGTTATACTTTATATACTGGTCGATACTCCCACATTGTCTCGCATAGTGAGGACTCTTATTTGGTCTACTGTTTGCATTGAAATATTCTAAGTCTATCAAAAGAACAAATGAAACTACAATTTTCAGGACTTTCTTTGCAGTAGAGTCTTTATTTATTTAGAAGAGCTGAATGTTGGTAAATTTCCAGCTTTTGGTTGTAGAATTTTTTCGTCTCACGCTGTTGATTCCTTGTTTCAGATCTCACGGCTCGTCTTTCCTGGATTAAATGGGACTGAAGCTGCAGGTGCAGAGTTCTCACCGTGGACAGGCCTGGGATTTATAGTACTTGCCATTCCCAGGGACTATGAGAATGAAGTACTTCACTATCACACGGCACATCATGGGAATGCTCCATAGGAACAATTAGTAATTTATTCAGTTTACACAGATCTGTTCTACGAGTGTTAGGAGACACTTGACATTAAAGGGATCACGTACTTCAAGTGGATAGTTGATGATCGTGTTTTGCTCTGAAGTCAAAGTTGGATTTTTGATGATTTAAGATGATTTCGAGGATGACCATTACTTGCTTTATAAAGTAGGTACAAATGTGCTTATATTTGTTTTCTAAGTAACGTGTTTAGATCCATATCTTGTATGTTGAGCACAAGCTGGTAGATCCAGAGACAGGGTATTCATGTGGCTTAGAGATATTTGATCAAAAATGGAATATAAACCACTAAAAAGATCAATACAATTTAAAGCAACTTTGATTCCTATCTATAGAAATAAATCCCAATGGCTAGTATACAAGTGTGTGCCGTGGATTCTCACTACTTTATTAAAATGGGAACGATCCTATGATTGTTACTTCATTTCTACTGgtggtaatgaaggagatgattGAGAATGA
This window contains:
- the LOC140075484 gene encoding helix-loop-helix protein 13-like, whose amino-acid sequence is MEEFGWYQESSSEEQLWSQLSSSYPLEMDDCNMDFEIPDENLSSWLSIPQLTSDFQVTTLNAGAERRGSCEEQSFLDPTVKVHRHAANIRERRRMLSINSAFEELRGKVPTFPYEKRLSKIDTLRLAIAYIALLSDILASGIDPKSYVDEFVRNGSQGSNSMIWNTSDLTARLSWIKWD